GCAGAGGCCTGCGAGGCACCTGCCACCTGCGCCAGACTCCTTGAGCGTGTCGGCATGGACCACTCGCTGGCTCACTTGGGCGTCACCGAGGAGATGCTCGAGACCCTGGCCAGGGACGCTGCCCGGTACATGGCCGGAGCCCTTAGTCACGCTCCGGGGACCCCGGCGCACGAAGAGTTGATGCAGGTTCTCAGGGTCAGCCTCCAGTCCGCCTGACAAGCAGAGCCTTCAGCCTGCCACGCCAGGGGTGATGCCGCCCAATGCCCACCCGGATAGCCGAGCGTCCTGACCTGTCCCACATCCTTCCGCACCTGGTGTTGCCGGCGCTCCTGGCCCTGTTCCTGCTGCTGTGGGCGAAGCGTCGCGGGGCAAGCTGGACACAGGTGCAGATGTCCTTTGGCGCCGCAATGTTTGCCGCCTTCCTCACGGCCAGCGGCTGGATCTACTCGGCCTACCTGAGCGGACAGAGGCTGAATGCCCTGCTCGTGCTCTGCTCGCAGCTCCTTGTGGGTGCTGCCTGCGGCTTTCTCGTGTTCTTCGGTACGATGCCAATCGATCAGGACCTTCCCGAACCCCCAACGCAGGGACCCTCGCTGAGGTGATTGTGTCATGCAGTTGGCCGCCATTACACACCACGCTCCGACCGCACCGGAGGGCATCCGTGCCCTTGGCGCAGCCGGTGCTACCGCCGTCGAGATCTTCCTTGCCAGCAAGTCGCACTTCGACCCGACCGACCCCGCGCAGGTTGAGCAGGTCAAGCAGGCACTGGCTGAGACCGGCCTCACACCGGCCGTCGCTCACCTTTGCTTTGGCCCTTCCTTCGATATCTCCACCCCCGAGGAGGCTGTGCGCGAGAGGATTCTGGAGGCCCTCGTCCACGAGATGCGCGTAGCGGCCGGCCTGGGCTGCATCACCGCTATCCTCCATCCGGCCTCGCGCTGCGAAGACCCGAAGGCCTTCCAGGCGCGCCTTCTCGTCGCCGCTCAGTCCCTCAAGCAGCTCATGCCGGTCGCAGAGGACCTTGGCCTCGACATCGCCGTCGAGAACATGCTCCCGCGGAACCCCGGCGCCCATATCGAGGACCTTCTCGCCCTGCTGGAGGCTGTTCCCTCACCGCGCCTGGGCTTCTGCTGCGATACCGGGCACGCTTTCATCACCGGCGTCCCGGTGGATGAGATGATCCGCGGCTTCGGTGACCGCCTCTTCGCCGTCCACTGGCAGGACAACGACGGCAGCGGCGACCAACATGTCATCCCCGGCAAGGGCGCCATGGCCTGGGAGCCCTTCTACGAGGGACTGGAGGCCGTCGGCTACTCGCGTCCAATCACCCTTGAAGCAACCAACGGTACAATGATCCTGTCGGAGTTCGTCCGTCTTGCCCAGCTTGCCCTTGACGAGCGTCGCGGGCTGTACGTCTAGCGCCGTCGGTGACCGCCCACTTCCGCCCAGAGGAGAAAGCGTCATGAGACACCTTTTGGTTGTCCTGCTGCTTGTCGGAACTTGCGCCCTTGCCTGGCCGCTGACGAACATGATCCCCAACGGTGGCCTGGAGCTGGACGACAACCAGGACGGCATCGCCGATGGGTGGAGCTCGCAGGTCCAC
Above is a window of Armatimonadia bacterium DNA encoding:
- a CDS encoding sugar phosphate isomerase/epimerase family protein, which encodes MQLAAITHHAPTAPEGIRALGAAGATAVEIFLASKSHFDPTDPAQVEQVKQALAETGLTPAVAHLCFGPSFDISTPEEAVRERILEALVHEMRVAAGLGCITAILHPASRCEDPKAFQARLLVAAQSLKQLMPVAEDLGLDIAVENMLPRNPGAHIEDLLALLEAVPSPRLGFCCDTGHAFITGVPVDEMIRGFGDRLFAVHWQDNDGSGDQHVIPGKGAMAWEPFYEGLEAVGYSRPITLEATNGTMILSEFVRLAQLALDERRGLYV